The Candidatus Hydrogenisulfobacillus filiaventi sequence ACATCCCGCTCTTGCTGCAGGAACAGAATGTCTATCCCGGCTGGACCAACCGGGTGCTGGCCCGGCGGGCGCGGCTGGTGGTGATCCCCTTTCCGGAGGTCCGACGCTACCTGCCGCCCGGCACGCCCACCCTGGTGGCGGGCAACCCGGTGCGGGCGCAACGCAGCCGGTCCCCGGCGGAGGCCAAGGCCGCCCTCGGCCTGGACCCGCAGAGCCGGGTGCTGCTCATCACCGGCGGCAGCCAGGGGGCGGCTGCCATCAACCGCCTGGCGCGGACCCTGGCGGAGCGCTGGGGGCGGTACCCCGGCTGGCATCTCTACTGGGCGTACGGCAGCCGCTACCCGGCGCCCTACCCCGACGGGCAGGCGCCGGCGGGGGTGCACCCCGCCCCCTATTTCTACGACCTGCCGCGCCTGTATGAGGCCGCAGACCTCTTCATAGGGCGGGCAGGGGCCATGACGGTCAGCGAGTGCCTGGCCTTCGGGCTGGCGGCGGTGCTGGTCCCATCCCCCAACGTGGCCGAGGACCACCAGACCCGCAATGCCGCCCTGCTGGCGGACAAGGGGGCTGCTCTGCTGCTGCCCGAGACGCGCCTGGATCAACCGGAGGCCCTGACGGCGGTGGAGGAGCTGATAGCGGACGAGGCGCGGCGGGCAGCCATGGCCGAGCGGGCCCATGCGCTCTATCGGCCGGGATCGGCGGAGGCAATCGCGGCGGCGGTGTTGGCGGCCATGCGCGGCCGCGGCGGGCTGCGGGATCCGCAGGCGGCCGGGGCCGGACGTTCCTGAGGCGGGAGGCGATGGCGGTGGGACCCGGGGAGGCGGTGACGGCACCGCTGGTGCGGGACCTGCGTAGGCTGACGGACGCGGTGCGGGAGGCGGAACCCATGGCCCGCCACACCACCTTCCGCATCGGGGGCCCGGCCGATGTCTACGTGGAACCGGAGGACCGGGACCGGCTGGTGGCGGTGCTGGACTATCTGACGGCGCGCGGCGTGCCGTACCAGGTGGT is a genomic window containing:
- the murG gene encoding UDP-N-acetylglucosamine--N-acetylmuramyl-(pentapeptide) pyrophosphoryl-undecaprenol N-acetylglucosamine transferase; the protein is MRLVVSGGGTGGHIYPALAIAAAVRRACPSCEVFYVGTDRGLERELAAREQVPYYAVHARGLLGRGLGGKIRGGLAAVRALGEAWRLLRRLRPQAVVGTGGYVTGPVGLAAAWLHIPLLLQEQNVYPGWTNRVLARRARLVVIPFPEVRRYLPPGTPTLVAGNPVRAQRSRSPAEAKAALGLDPQSRVLLITGGSQGAAAINRLARTLAERWGRYPGWHLYWAYGSRYPAPYPDGQAPAGVHPAPYFYDLPRLYEAADLFIGRAGAMTVSECLAFGLAAVLVPSPNVAEDHQTRNAALLADKGAALLLPETRLDQPEALTAVEELIADEARRAAMAERAHALYRPGSAEAIAAAVLAAMRGRGGLRDPQAAGAGRS